The proteins below are encoded in one region of Phaseolus vulgaris cultivar G19833 chromosome 1, P. vulgaris v2.0, whole genome shotgun sequence:
- the LOC137815289 gene encoding bifunctional aspartokinase/homoserine dehydrogenase 2, chloroplastic-like, whose translation MALPMLSFGSVIFHSFNCTSLPIPHTSCHCSLSSHPSSHHLRLRFGRESPSARICASVTDVSVDVAVEEKRLPKGETWSVHKFGGTCVGNSSRIKNVADIIINDDSQRKFVVVSAMSKVTDMMYDLIYKAQSRDESYVSALDVVLEKHSSTAHDLIAGEDLAAFLSQLHQDISDLKAMLQAIYIAGHATESFTEFVVGHGELWSAQILSLVIKKQGTDCKWMDAREVLIVKPTRSDQVDPDYLESERRLEKWYSINPSDVIIATGFIASTPQNIPTTLKRDGSDFSAAIMGALFKARQVTIWTDVDGVYSADPRKVGDAVILKTLSYQEAWEMSYFGANVLHPRTITPVIRYGIPIIIRNIFNLSSSGTMICHPSIIGDEDKLKLKNYVKGFATIDNLALVNVEGTGMAGVPGTASAIFAAVKDVGANVIMISQASSEHSVCFAVPEKEVKAVAEVLQSLFDGALNVGRLSQVAVLPNCSILAAVGQKMASTPGVSATLFDALAKANINVRAVAQGCSEYNITVVVKREDSVKALRAVHSRFYLSRTTIAMGLVGPGSIGSTLLDQLKDQAAILKEEFNIDLRVMGIIGSKLMLLDDDEGINLDKWRELREEKGEVADLEKFVQNVHGNHFIPNTVLVDCTADTVIASNYDDWLCKGIHVITPNKKANSGPLNEYLRLRALQRQSYTHYFYEATVGAGLPIISTLRGLLETGDRILQIEGIFSGTLSYIFNNFKDGRLFSEVVAEARDAGFTEPDPRDDLSGTDVARKVIILARESGLKLELSDIPVENLVPEPLRVSASAEEFMQQLPKFDQELAEKLKDAESAGEVLRYVGVVDVRNSKGVVELRRFKKDDPFAQVSGSDNMIAFTTRRYKTQPLIVRGPGAGAQVTAAGIFSDILRLASYLGAPS comes from the exons ATGGCATTGCCAATGCTGTCATTTGGCTCTGTCATCTTTCACTCCTTCAACTGCACTTCCCTTCCAATTCCACACACTTCATGTCACTGCTCACTCTCTTCCCACCCTTCTTCACACCACCTTCG TTTACGATTTGGGAGAGAGTCACCAAGCGCAAGGATATGTGCTTCAGTTACAG ATGTTTCAGTGGATGTAGCTGTGGAGGAAAAAAGGCTCCCCAAAGGAGAAACTTGGTCTGTTCACAAGTTTGGTGGAACCTGTGTGGGAAACTCATCGAGAATTAAGAATGTTGCAGACATAATTATCAATGATGATTCTCAGAGGAAATTTGTTGTGGTCTCTGCTATGTCAAAAGTGACAGATATGATGTATGATCTTATCTACAAGGCTCAGTCCCGTGACGAGTCTTATGTTTCTGCCCTGGATGTTGTTTTGGAGAAGCACAGCTCAACTGCACATGACCTAATTGCTGGAGAAGATCTTGCTGCTTTTTTATCTCAGTTGCATCAAGACATCAGTGACCTCAAAGCAATGCTTCAGGCCATATACATAG CTGGTCATGCTACAGAATCCTTTACTGAATTTGTTGTGGGTCACGGAGAGTTATGGTCTGCACAGATATTGTCTTTAGTAATTAAGAAA CAAGGGACTGACTGCAAATGGATGGATGCGAGGGAAGTCCTTATTGTAAAACCTACTCGTTCTGATCAAGTTGACCCGGATTACTTGGAATCTGAACGAAGACTTGAGAAATGGTACTCTATAAATCCATCTGATGTAATCATTGCCACAGGATTTATTGCAAGCACACCTCAGAATATTCCTACTACTCTCAAGAGAGATGGAAGTGACTTCTCTGCAGCTATTATGGGTGCTCTCTTTAAGGCTCGTCAGGTCACAATTTGGACAGATGTAGATGGCGTGTATAGTGCAGATCCTAGAAAAG TCGGTGATGCTGTGATTTTGAAGACACTGTCTTATCAAGAAGCATGGGAAATG TCTTATTTTGGTGCCAATGTCTTACATCCACGCACAATAACTCCAGTTATTCGATATGGCATACCAATCATAATAAGGAATATTTTCAACCTTTCTTCTTCTGGAACAATGATCTGCCATCCTTCTATTATTGGTGATGAAGATAAGCtgaagttaaaaaattatgtcaAAGGCTTTGCAACCATAGACAACTTGGCACTCGTGAATGTGGAGGG AACGGGAATGGCTGGTGTTCCAGGAACTGCTAGCGCTATTTTTGCTGCAGTAAAAGATGTTGGAGCGAATGTTATTATGATATCACAG GCTAGTAGTGAGCATTCTGTGTGCTTTGCTGTTCCTGAGAAAGAAGTAAAAGCAGTTGCCGAGGTGTTGCAGTCTTTATTTGATGGCGCTTTGAATGTTGGTCGTCTTTCTCAG GTTGCAGTCCTTCCAAATTGTAGTATTTTGGCAGCTGTCGGCCAGAAAATGGCAAGTACTCCTGGAGTTAGTGCCACCCTTTTCGATGCATTGGCAAAG GCCAACATAAATGTACGTGCAGTAGCACAAGGTTGTTCTGAGTACAACATCACCGTAGTTGTAAAGCGGGAGGATTCTGTAAAGGCTTTACGTGCTGTTCATTCCAGATTTTATCTCTCCAGAACCACCATAGCAATGGGCCTTGTTGGGCCTGGATCAATTGGAAGCACACTTCTTGACCAGCTAAAAGATCAG GCTGCAATTCTGAAAGAGGAATTTAACATTGATTTGCGTGTAATGGGGATCATTGGTTCTAAGCTGATGCTCCTTGATGATGACGA GGGCATCAACTTAGACAAATGGAGAGAACTTCGAGAAGAAAAAGGAGAAGTTGCTgatttggaaaaatttgttcaaAATGTGCATGGAAATCATTTTATACCAAACACTGTGTTGGTGGACTGCACAGCCGACACAGTCATAGCTAGCAATTACGATGATTGGCTGTGCAAAGGAATACATGTGATCACTCCCAACAAGAAGGCAAATTCAGGACCACTTAATGAG TATTTGAGGTTAAGAGCTCTTCAGAGGCAATCTTACACACATTACTTCTATGAAGCCACTGTTGGGGCTGGTCTTCCAATTATCAGCACTTTACGGGGCCTTCTTGAGACTGGTGACAGAATATTGCAAATTGAAGGTATCTTCAG TGGGACTTTGAGTTACATCTTTAACAACTTCAAAGATGGCCGTCTTTTTAGTGAGGTAGTAGCTGAAGCAAGGGATGCAGGTTTTACCGAGCCTGATCCAAGGGATGACCTGTCAGGAACTGATGTTGCTAGAAAG GTGATAATTCTCGCAAGGGAATCGGGTTTGAAGCTAGAGCTTTCTGATATTCCCGTTGAAAATCTGGTGCCAGAACCACTAAGA GTTAGTGCATCAGCTGAAGAGTTTATGCAGCAACTGCCAAAATTTGATCAGGAATTAGCAGAGAAATTAAAAGATGCAGAGAGTGCTGGAGAA GTGTTGAGATATGTGGGGGTGGTGGACGTGAGAAACAGCAAAGGAGTGGTAGAGCTGAGAAGATTCAAGAAGGATGATCCATTTGCACAAGTATCAGGATCAGATAACATGATTGCTTTCACAACAAGAAGGTACAAAACTCAGCCTCTCATTGTTCGTGGACCTGGAGCTGGTGCACAAGTCACTGCTGCTGGAATATTCAGTGACATATTAAGACTTGCCTCATATCTTGGTGCTCCATCATAG